In Streptomyces sp. Li-HN-5-11, the sequence GCACCGCCTGCGCGGCGACCATACCGGGCAGGTCGTCGGGCGTGGTTTCCTCACGTACCAGCACCACGCGCTCACCAGCGGCGGCACGCCGTACCGCCTCCGCGGAGGAGAACACGGCCAGACCGGATGCCGCGCCGGGCGAAGCGGGCAGGCCGTGGGCGATCGCCGTGCCGGTCCGGCCGGCGTCGAAGCGGGGGAACATCAGCCGGGCGAGTTGTTCACCGTGTACCCGGCTCAGGCCCTCGTCGGCTGTGATGAGCCCTTCACCGACCAGTTCGGCGGCGATGGCGAAGGACGCCTCGGCGGTGCGTTTGCCGACGCGGGTCTGCAGCATCCACAGGGTGCCGCGCTCGATGGTGAACTCGATGTCGCACAGGTCGCGGTAGTGCCGCTCCAGGGTCTGCGCATGGTTGCGCAGCTGCCGGTGGGAACGCGGGTCCAGCCGCTCCAGTTCGGCGAGGGGCACCGTGTCGCGGATGCCGGCGACCACGTCCTCGCCCTGCGCGTTCGGCAGGTAGTCGCCGTACAGGCCGGGACGTCCGGTGGCCGGGTCGCGGGTGAAGGCGACGCCGCTGCCGGAATCGGCGCCGAGATTGCCGAACACCATGCGCTGCACGGTGACGGCGGTGCCCAGGTCGTCCGGGATGTGCTCACGCCGGCGGTACAGCCGTGCGCGCTCGGCGTTCCAGGAACGGAACACGGCGAGGACGGCCTCCCGCAGCTGCCGGCCGGGGGACTGGGGAAAGTCACGGCCGGTCTCGTCACGGATCAGCCGCTTGTACGTCTCCACCAGCCAGGCGAGGTCGCGGGCGTCCAGGTGCAGGTCGTCGGGCGCGCCGCGGGCTTCCTTCAGCAGGGTCATGGCCTCGTCGAACAGGGCCGGGTCGACGCCCATCACGGTGCTGCCGAACATCTGGACGAGCCGACGGTAGGAATCCCAGGCGAAGCGCTCGCCCCCCGTACCCGCGGACATCTTGGCGAGACCGAGCACGGAGGCGTCGTTCAGCCCGATGTCCAGAACCGTCTCCATCATGCCGGGCATGGAGAAGCGCGCCCCGGAACGCACGGACAGCAGCAGGGGATCGTCCGGCTGCCCCAGCCGCCGCCCGGTGACCGTCTCCAGGGCCGACAGGTGCCGGGAGATCTCCGCCGGCATCCCACCCGGTTCCTCACCGGTGGCCAGGAAGGCGCGACAGGCCTCCGTGGTCACGGTGAACCCCGGCGGCACCGGCATGCCCAGCCGGCTCATCTCGGCCAGGTTCGCGCCCTTGCCACCGAGCAGGTCGGCCAGGTCCCGCTCGCCGTCCTGGAAGTCGTACACGTAACGGACCATGACGGCACCCCTCGGCTGCGCGGTCGTCGTACCGTTCCAGCGTCCCCGTGGACCGGTGCGCCGGGGAGGTGCTCACAGTCCCCCCGCCGGGGCCGATCGGCCCCGCGGCGAGAGGCGTGCGGCGCGGTCCCGGCGGCGGGTGGGCGGCTGACCCATCGGCGTACCTTCCCCGCCGGGGAGGGATACCGTGGAAGAGACCCGCCGGCGCCGGGCCCCGCACGCCGAGGGGCCGGGAGGAGCACAATGAAAACTCCCGAAGAGCTCCGCGTACTGCTTCCGCAGCTGAAGCTCGACGAACTACTGGAGGAGCTGCAGGCAAGGATCAACGCCGCCCGCAGCACCCGGGACCGGGTGCACAGTCTGCTGGGAGCCGTCCTCACGGTGGGGCGGGAACTGGACCTGGAACAGGCCCTGTACTCCATCGTCGAGGCGGCCGCGGCCCTGGTGGACGCCCAGTACGCGGCCCTCGGCGTCATCGGACCGGACGGCAGGACCCTGTCGGCGTTCCACACCGTCGGCGTCACCGAGCGGCAGATCGCGCAAATCGGCCCCTTCCCCGAGGGGCACGGCATCCTCGGCGAACTGATCCGCTATCCGGAAGCACTGCGCCTGGAGAAACTCTCCAAGCACCCCGCGTCGTACGGCTTCCCGGCCCACCACCCGCCGATGAACAGCTTCCTCGGCGTCCCGATCCGGGTCCGCGACCAGGTCTTCGGCAACCTGTACCTGACCGAGAAGCGCGGCGGGCTGCAGTTCGACGAGGAGGACGAGTCGGTGCTGTCCACGCTCGCCGTGGCGGCCGGCGTGGCCATCGACAACGCCCGCCTGTACGAGGACTCCCGGCTGCGCGAGCGCTGGCTGAGGGCGAACGCGGAGATCACCCACAGCCTGATGTCCGGCAGTGATCGCGCCGAGGCACTCGGCCTCATCGCCGAACGGGCCCGGGAGATATCCGGCTCGGCCCTGGCCGCGGTCGCGATGCCCCTGGAGGGCAGCGCGTCGCTCAGCGTGGAGATCGCCGTCGGGGTGGACGCCGAGGAGCACCGGGGACTGGTGCTGTCCCTGGACGAAAGCCTGATGGGGCTGGCGTTCTCCGCTGCCGCCCCCGTCACCAGTGACGACGTCTTCCACGACGGGCGGATCTCCCAGGAACCTCCGCGCTTCGTCGGCCTCGGCCCCGCGGTGGCCGTTCCCATCGGCACCGGAGAGGGCGGCGTGCGCGGAGTGGTGCTGCTGGCGCGCGAGGCAGGCCGGCCGGTCTACTCCGGCAAGGAGACCGAGATGCTGCTGGGCTTCGCCGCGCAGGCCGCCATCGCGATGGAACTGGCCGAGCGCCGGCAGGACGCCCAGCGGATCGCGGTCCTCCAGGATCGTGACCGGATCGCCCGGGACCTGCACGACCTGGCCATCCAGCGGCTGTTCGCCACCGGGATGACGCTGCAGAGCGCGGGCCGCTTCATCGAGCATCCGGAGGCCTCCGAGCGGGTGCTGCGGGCCGTGGACGACCTGGACGAGACCATCAAGATCATAAGGTCCTCGATCTTCGGCCTGCGGGCCCGTGAGAACGCCACCGCCGACGGGCTGCGGACCAGGGTCGTCCAGACGGTGGGCGAGGCCGCGCCGATGCTGGGTTTCGCCCCCAGCGTGCGCATGGAAGGCCTGCTCGACACCGAGGTGCCGAGGGGGATCGCCGACCAGGTCGTGGCCGTGCTGTCCGAGTCCCTGACCAACATCGCCCGGCACGCCCACGCCGGCCGGGCCGACGTGGCATTGACGGCCGACGGCCGCGAGGTACGCCTCAGGGTCTCCGACAACGGCGTGGGCATCCCGGCCGGCGGCCGGCGCAGCGGGCTGCGGAACATGGCCGAGCGGGCGGAGCAGCTCGGCGGGCTGCTGGAAGTGGCCAGTCCCGACGGCAGGGGCGCCACGGTGGAGTGGCACGTCCCGCTGCCCCCGAAGTAAGCCGCTCCGCCAGGGACGCGGGACCGAGGGGCGTGGTCCCCGGGGCCCACTCGGCCCATGACACGGACTGCCACAGGCGGCAGCCTGAGGATGTCCGATGACGACAGCCGAGCCCTTGGAGGACGCCATGAGCGGCACTCCGACCGTCGTGAAGGACGTGATGACACACCGGGTCGTCGCCCTGCGCACCGGCGCCGCCTTCAAGGACATCGTGAAGGCCATGCGTCAGTGGCGGGTCAGTGCCCTCCCCGTGCTGGACGGCACCGGAGTGGTCGTCGGCATCGTGTCCGAGGCCGACATGCTGCGCAAGGAGGAGTACGGCGACGGGTACATCGGGCGCTACCGGGAGGCCGGTCACCTCGCCGAGGTGAGGAAGGCGGACGCGGCCACCGCGGACGAGCTCATGACCGCCCCGGCCGTCACCGTGGCGCCCGACGCCACCCTCGCCCACGCCGCACGCGTCATGGCCCGCACCAAGGTCAAGCGGTTGCCGGTGGTCGGCCGTGACGGCACCCTGGAAGGCATCGTCAGCCGCTCCGACCTGCTGAAGGTGTTCCTGCGGGACGACGGCGACATCGAGGAGGAGGTACGGCGCGAGGTCGTCGTCAGGCTCTTCGGCACGCACACCGAAGCGATCCGGGCCGAGGTGCGCGACGGTGTCGTCACGCTCTCCGGGCGGGTCCACGAAACCGCTCTGATCCCGCTGGCCGCACGGCTCGCCCGGGCAGTCGCAGGTGTGGTCGACGTGCGATGCGCGCTGTCGGGACCGCCCCGGCATCCGGGCCCCGACGTCCCGGACACCGGATCCTTCCGTACGGTGTGAGGCAGAGCCGGATCCTTCCGTACGGTGTGAGGCAGAGCCGTCTCGCCGCGGCACCGGGCCGGTTGGTCCCCGAGCCCCACCGGGCCGGTTGGTCCCCGAGCCCCACCGGGCCGGTTGGTCCCCGAGCCCCACCGGGCCGGTTGGTCCCCGAGCCCCACCGGGCCGGTTGGTCCCCGAGGGACAGGCCGCACCCGGCTCACCCGTCGGTGGCCGGCGTGAGCCGGCAGTCCACGCCCACCACGCCCTCGACACCCTGCACCAGGCGGGCGGCGAGCGGTATCCGGGCTGCGTCCCGGACCCGTCCGGTGAGCGTCGCGACACCGTCGACGACCGTGACGTGCACGGGCTCCACCGGAGCCGGGAACAGCACGTCGAGGACGTCACGCCGGATCTCGTCGGCGAGGTCGTTGTCGGGGCGCAGGAACACCTTCAGCAGATCCCCCCTGCTGACCATGCCCTCCAGAAGGCCCTCGGCGTTCACCACGGGCAGGCGCTTGACGTGCCGCAGCGCCATGATGCGCGCGGCCTCGGGGAGTGTGGCGTCGGCATGCACCGTGACGGCGGGCATGCTCATCATCTCCTCGGCGCTCACTGCTCCCGCCTTGGCCAGGTCGGACAGCCGGCGCACCTGGGTGATCCGGTCCGGATCGCTGTCGCGGAACTCCTCCTTGGGCAGCAGATCGGCCTCGGACACGAGGCCGATCACCCGGCCGTCGCCCTCGAGCACGGGAAGAGCGCTGACCTGCCACCGCTCCATGCGTTCGACGATGTCCTTGAACAGGGTCTCGCGGTTCACCGCGACGACGGCACGCGTCATCACGTCACTCACCCGGTGCGGGTTGCCCTGCATGGTCTCCTCCTCACGGGACCGAGTGGTCACGTCAGGCCGCCGCTGCCATAGGGCGCGTACAGGTCGAGCAGGCGGACGCGGGAGGAATGAAGCCGCTGGGCGACCACGCGCCCGACCCAGACCGCGATCTCCCGGCCGAACTCGGCGTCCTCGGCGCACATCGCCCGGACCGCCTCGGCGTCGAATTCCCAGGCCCGCACCGGACTCATCGCCTCGGCGCCCAGATGCCAGACGTACGGAGCGAAGTGCCAGGACCACCCGACGAGTTCACCATGACCGAGGGTTTCGATCACGGCCGGACGGCGGCCGGGCACGTGCAGGTCGAGGGCGACCGTGCCGGTGCGCACGATCCAGAAGCGGTCGGCGTGCCGCCCCTCCTCGAACAGCCGGGCCCCGGACTCGAACGAGACCTCGCGGGCGAGGCCCATCAGCCGTTCGCGGTGTACGGGTTCAAGAGCCGTCGTCATGGTGGTGGCGGAGGTCATCGCACGGACTCCCTTCATGTCTCGGGCTTACAGCCTGGGCCCCCCAGGCACCCGGCGCCACAGGCCGCCAGGTCCCGACCAGGGGTCCTTCGGCCCATGTGTCCGGCGTGAGGCGGCACACGCCCCGACAGTGCCGACCGGTCAGCGCAGCCGACGCAGATACGGGTCGTGGAATCGACGTGGGACGAGCCGCAGGCGGACGTCGAGCGTGGTGACGCCGCGCGGGCCGGACAGCACGGGGTTGAGATCGGCCTCCGCCAGTTGGGGCAGGTCGGACGCCATCCGGGACAGCCGGTGCAGCAGCTGCTCCAGGCCGGCGAGATCGGTGGCGGGACTTCCGGCGTAGCCGAACAGCAGCGGGGAGCAGCGCGGCGAGGTGAGCAGGTCGTGCACGTCCAGGTCGGTGAGCGGGGCGAGCCGGGCGGCCTGGTCGGCGAGCAGTTCGGTCGCCGTGCCTCCGAGCCCGAACACCACGAGCGGCCCGAAGACCTCGTCCTGGACGACCCCCGCGAAGAGTTCGGTGCCGCGTTCGGCCAGTGGTTGCACCACCACGCCGGTCATGCGGTCGCCGAACCGGTTCGTCAGGTCCCGGTGGGCGGCCCTCACCTGGGCGGCGTTCTGCAGGTCCAGGTGGAGGGCGTGCTGCTCGCTCTTGTGCAGCAGACCGGGTCCGTACGCCTTCATGACCACGCGTCCCCCGGGGCCCGTGAGCCGCTCGGCAGCCGCCACGGCCTCGTCCTCGTCCCGGGCCCACACCCAGGGGATCTGCGGGATGCCGTAGCAGCCCAGGAGTTCCGCGGTCTCGGTGGGGTCGAGCCACCCTCCTTCCGGATTGCGGACCAGGAAGGCGGCTGCCAGGTCTTTCGCGTGGGCGGTGTCCACGTCCGGCAACTCGGCCACGGCACCGGGCAGCCTGCTCAGCCAGCCGTGGCGTGCGGCGGCATGCGCCAGGGCGCGCGCGGCGTCCTCCGCGTCGGAGTAGGCGGGCACGGTTCCCGCGCCGGGGGCGGGCAGCAGCTCCACGCGAGCCGCCTGCCCGGGCAGGACCGCGACGACCGGACGGGGCAGCGGCCCCGGAGCCGAGGTCAGCGCCCGCACGAGGTCCTCCCCGGTGGCCGCCGCCACCGCCGTGGGGACCAGACTCACCAGGACGGCGTCGACGGCGCCGTGCCGCGCCAGCAGGCCCACGCAGGCATCCAACTGCTCCTCACGCACGGCGGCCGTGACATCCACCGGGTTGGTGGCCGTGGCACCGTCGGGCAGCAGGGAGAGAAGTTCGCCGACCAGATCGGCCGGGAGGCGGGGGACGAGGAGCCCGGCGTCCGCGCACGCGTCAGCGGCCAGCACACCCGCCCCTCCCGCGTTGCCGACGACGGCGACCCTCGTGCCGGTGGGCAGCGGCTGGGAGTGCAGCAGGGCGGCGGTGTCGAGAAGTTCGCCGATCGTACGGGTGGCGGTGACGCCGGCCTGCGTGAACAGGGCCTGCCGGGTCATGGTCCGGGTGGCCGCCGCCGCCGTGTGCGAAGCGGCGGCCCGTCGTCCGGCCTCCGAACGACCCGCGTCCACCGTGAGTACGGGCATCGACCGGGCCACCCGGCGGGCGGTGCGCGAGAAGGCGCGCGGATTGCCGAAGGACTCCAGGTGCAGCAGCGCCAGGTCGGTGTGCCCGTCACTCTCCCACCACTGGAGCATGTCGTTGCCGCTGACGTCGTACTTGTCGCCGAGCGAGACGAAGGTGGAAACGCCGATTCCGAGCCGGGCCAGGCCGTCGAGCAGGGCGATGCCGACACCTCCCGACTGCACGGCGACGCCCGCGGAGCCGGGCCCGGGATGGCGGGCGGCGAACGTGGCGTCCAGGCGGACGCCCGGCTCCGGGTTGGCCAGGCCCAGGCAGTTCGGGCCGACCAGCCGCATGCCGTGGCGGCGGCAGGCACGCATCAGGTCCTGGGCCTGGTGAGGGTCCAGTCCGGCGGACACCACCAGCAGGGCGCCCACACCGGCCTTCCCGCATTCCTCGGCGACCTGCGCGACGGCCGCCGCGGGAACGGCGACAACGGCCAGCTCGGGCGCCAGTGGCACATCCGCGACGGAGGGGCAGGCGTGGACCCCGGCGATCGCCTGCGCCTCCGGATGCACGGCGAACACCCGGCCGGTGTAGGAGCCGGTGGCGATGTTGCGCAGGATCGCGCGCCCCACGGAGCCGGGGGTGCGCCCCGCGCCGATCACGGCGACGGTGCCGGGACGCAGCAGGGGCTGCAGGCTGATGACGTCGGCGACCCGGGCCCGGGCCTCGACGGCGCTCAGATACCTCTCGTCCTCGGTGAGTTCCACGATGCAGCGAACTTCGGGACCCTCGAAGTGGCGGGTGACGCGCAGCCCCAGGTCGTGGAAGACCTTGAGTACGTCGTGGTTCTCGCACAGTGCGTCGGCGCTGAACGCCGTGACACCGGCCGCGCGGGCTGCGTCCGCGAGGTGTTCCAGCAGCAGCGTGGCCACACCCCGGTGGTGCCAGCCGTCGGCGACGGCCACCGAGAGGTCGGCGGTGCTGCCCGTCGGCAGGATCTCGTACTCGGCCAGGCCCACCAGACGCCCACCGTCCTCGGCAGCCAGTGCGCAGTACTCGGGTTGCTTCCCCGCGGCCACCCGGTCCGCCGCCTGCCGGGCGGAGGCCGGACCGACGGTGAAGAACCGCAGTCTCAGGTTCTCCGGTGACATCTCCTGGTACAGCCGCAGAACCTCGTCACGGTCGGCCGGGCCGGCCTGCCGTATCCGCACGGTGGTGCCGTCGGTCAGCAGGGCGTGCACAGGGGCCTCCTGGATGCCGGTCATCGCGAACTCTCCTTCCGGACGGTTCGCCCTCAGCCTCCGGCCGAGCGGCACGGGAGGACAGGTGCTGACCGGGCATGCCGCCGGGCCGAGTGGCCCGTAGGCCTCCTGGCCTTCCGGTGCGGAGGTGCGTGCGGCGCCCGTCGCGGAACATGTACGTACGGCGGCGGCACAGGTCGTGGAAGTCGCGCAGCCGGTCCACCGTGGACAGACAGCGGCCGCCCAGCCCGACCAGCCTTGGAGCGCTGACCTCACATGACCAGCAGCCCGCATGACTCTCCCGACTCGGACTCCTCCGCCCTCCCCGGCAACGGGCCGGCGCTGACCCGCCAGGAGTTCGACGTCCTCTTCGACACCGTACGGGCCTGGGGCCGCTGGACCCCCGCGGACCGGGGCGCCTGGAACCGCGTCACCCCTGACCACGTACGGCGGGCCACGGCACTCGTCCGCACCGGGACCACCGTTTCCATGGGCCTGCCCTGGAACACCGTGCCGGGACCCGACAACGGCAGGCCCGCCCTGCACTACATGTCCGACCTCGGCGATGTCGAGGCCCCCGAGCCCTCCTGCCACAAGGACTTCATCGCCGCCGACTACCACGGCAAGGGCGTCAGCCACCTCGACGCGCTCTCCCACATCGCCTACCGCGGGCAGCTGTACGACGGCCGCACCGCACGCGAGGTCGTCGACGCCGCCGGTGCGCACTTCGGCGCCGTCTCCTCACTCGGCGCCCTCGTCACCAAGGGCGTCCTCCTCGACCTGCCCGCCGTCCTGGGCGCGAACTGGCTGGAACCAGGGCGGGCCGTGCACGCCGAGGACGTCCTGGCAGCGGAGAAGGCGCTCGGCGTCACGATCGGCGACGGTGACGCCGTCCTGTTGCGCTCCGGGCACTTCCGCCGCCGCGCCGAACTCGGCGCCTGGAACCCGGACGCCGCCAGCGCCGGCTTCCACGCGGAGGCGATGCCGCTGCTGGCCGAGCGCGGGATCGCCCTGCTCGGCGGCGACGGCGACAGCGACGTACGGCCGTCGCCGGTGGAGGGCCTGCACTCGCCCGTGCACGCCCTCGCCGTCACCGCCATGGGCGTTCCCCTGCTGGACAACCTGGACCTCGAAGCGCTCTCGGCGGCGTGCGCCGACGCCGGCCGGTACGCGTTCCTGATGATCGTGGCGCCGCTGAACATTCCCGGCGGCACAGGATCACCCGTCAACCCGATCGCGGTGCTGTGACGGCGGCCTGCTCGCGCCGCGTACTTCCCGCGCCGCCTCAACTGCCTTTCACGCATCCGGGCAGGCGTGGAAACCGCGCCCCGACTTCCGTCCGCCGATCAGGTCGGCCAGGCCGAGCGGGCCCAGCGGGTGGGCGCAGCCGAGCACCATGCCGCTGTCGATGTCCTCGGCGGAGGCGAAGCCGGACTCCGGCATCCGGGTGGCGGACAGCAGGTACGGCACCAGGAGAGCCGTGACGACGAAGCCTGCCCGGTCCCGCGAGCGGAGCACCCGTCTGCCCCGGGTCCTGGTGACGAACTCGGCTCCCTCGCGCCACGTTCACGCGAGCGCCGGCCGACTACGTGTGACCGCCATGCGCGCGGTCCGGGCACGGTCCGAACGGCTGAACCGTCCTGGCGCATCCGTGGAGCACGGAAGGAACCTGCCGGCGCCGATGCCGCAGGCGCCGGTCCTGGCCTGCGGAGTCTCCCCGCCGGCCATCGACATGGTCATCAGGGCCCTGCGGACTGCCGGGGCCGGCGCAGGCCGCTGCCGGCCGGGTCCGTGGTGAGCGTCTGACGCCGGCGGACTCCACTGACCCGGCCGGGACCCCTTGCCCGGCATCGGACGCACGCGTATTGTTTGGCTCCAAACAAACGGGCCGGACGGGGGAGGACCGGAGCCGCCCGCGTCCAACGGGCCCTCGCCCACCGGGAGTTCGACGACCGGGAGTTCCACGACCACTCGTGGATGCCGTGAACGGAGTACGCACGACCATGACCCCCGCACCCCGCATGCAACTCGTGCTGAGTGAGAACTGGACCATGACAGGCGGCCGCGCCGATCTGTCGACGCTGGTGGGCTGGGCCCGTGAGGCCGAGGACGCCGGGTTCGACTCCGTGATGATCAGCGAGCACATCGTGCTCGGCCCGGACGCGGGCGCGAACGGCGTCATGGGCAACCCCCGTGACTACGCCCTGCCGGGCAACCAGGACCCGTACACCCCCTGGCCCAACTCCCTGATCCTGCTGGCCGCCGTCGCCGCCGTGACCGAACGCGTGCGGCTGGCCGCGTCGGCCGTGATCGCACCGCTGCGCCACCCTCTCCTCCTCGCCCGAGAGCTGGGAACCCTCGACCTGCTCAGCGAGGGCCGGCTGATGGTGCTGCCCAACGTGAGCTGGAGCCGGGACGAGTACGACGCGCTCGGCGTCCCCTTCTCCCGGCGCGGGAGACTGCTCGACGAGCACCTGGAGATCTGGGCCAAGGTGTGGGGCCCGTCTCCCGTGTCGCACAAGGGCGAGCACTACACGTTCGAGGACGTGTACTTCGAGCCCAAGGCCCACCGCCCCGAGGGCCCCCGGCTGTGCTTCGGCGGCGCCGGCATGCACGACGCCATGGTGCGCCGGATCGTGCACCACGGGCACGCCTTCAACCCGTTGGGCCGGCCCACGCCCCAGGAGATGAGGAAACTGGCGGAGGCGATGACCGCCGCCGGACGCGACATCGCCGACCTCGAGATGATCGGCGGCACCCGCGCCGTCTTCCCGGACGCCACCTCGTGCGCCGACCTCGGTCAGGCCCTGGAGTCGATCCCCGAGCAGATGGAACAGGGCTTCACCACCTTCTGCATCAAGCCGTCCCAGTTCACCGATGATCCGCACGGGGTCGGCGCGTTCTGCCGCGAGGTCGTACGACGCGTGGAGGCCCTGACGTGAGGCGCGCCCTGGTCGTGCGCCACGACCACGCGTCCCTGTCCGGCCCTGTCGGCGGACGGCTCGCGCGACTCGGCTACCTCCTGGACGAGGTGACGGTCGTCCCCGCCGAGCGGCACACGAACCCCGACGTCGAGTTCGTCTTCCCGGACCCGTCCGCCTACGACCTGCTGGTCCTGCTCGGAGCCCCCTGGTCGGTCTACGACCGGGCCCGTGTCGCCCCCTGGGTCGACGCCGAACTGGACCTGCTGCGCGGCGCTGCCGGCCTGGACGTACCGGTCCTCGGCATCTGCTTCGGTGCCCAGGCGCTCGCGCTCGCCCTGGGGGGACGCGTGGAGCGCGCGCCGCGCGCGGAGATCGGCTGGACGACGGTGGAGTCCGAGGCGCCGGGACCGGTTCCGCCAGGGCCGTGGTTCCAGTGGCGGCCACCTCGGGGCCGGCCGGCGGCCGGGTCGCCGCCAGGCCGTCCCGCTTCGGCATCCGGATGTCCAGCAGGCAGACGTCCGGCCGCAGCCGGCGGGCCGGCGTCACGGCCTCCTCGCCGTCGGCCACCTCGGTGATGTCCGGCTGGACGTCGAGGAAGAACCGGAACCCGGTGCGGGCCATGGCCCGGTCGTCGGCGATGAGCACGCTGATGGGCGAGGTGCCGGGAGCTGGGGCGGTCATGACCCGGTCGTGCCTCAGACCGAATCCGCCGCGTGGCCCGGTCGGGCAGTCCGCGTTCTTCGCGGGACTCGCGTCGCCCGGTGCGCAGGGGAGGGCCGCCGTGACAGGTCCGATCCTTGACCGCTGCTTCCCTCTCCGCGATGCTGTGTTGCGGAACACGAGATGCGTGCCGTAATAGGCAACATCTCGACCTCTGTCAGCCGAGGAGTGGCCATGACTCAGCAGGTCCGTGCTGTCGTCGCGCGGAGCAAGGGCGCCCCCGTCAGTCTCGAGACGATCGTCGTGCCCGACCCCGGCCCGGGCGAGGCGCTGGTCAGGATCGAGGCCTGCGGCGTCTGCCACACCGATCTGCACTACCGCGAGGGCGGCATCAGCGACGACTTCCCCTTCCTGCTCGGACACGAGGCTGCCGGAGTGGTGGAGTCGGTGGGCGAGGGCGTCACGGACGTGGCTCCCGGCGACTTCGTGATCCTGAACTGGCGGGCGGTGTGCGGCCAGTGCCGTGCGTGCCTGCGGGGCCGGCCCTGGTACTGCTTCAGCACGCACAACGCGAAGCAGAGGATGACCCTGGCCGACGGTACGGAGCTCTCGCCGGCCCTGGGGATCGGCGCCTTCGCCGAGAAGACACTGGTGGCGGCCGGTCAGTGCACCAAGGTGGACCGGGCGGCGTCGGCGGCCGCCGCGGGGCTGCTGGGATGCGGGGTGATGGCGGGCCTCGGCGCGGCCATCAACACCGGCGCCGTCGGGCGCGGTGACAGCGTGGCGGTCATCGGCTGCGGCGGCGTCGGGGACGCGGCGATCGTCGGAGCGAACCTGGCGGGCGCGGCGAAGATCATCGCGGTGGACATCGACGACCGCAAACTGGCCACCGCGAAGAAGCTGGGCGCGACCCACACGGTCAACTCCAGGGAGACCGACGCGGTCGACGCGGTGCGCCGGCTCACCGGGGGATTCGGCGCCGACGTCGTCATCGACGCGGTCGGCCGCCCGGAGACCTACCGACAGGCCTTCTACGCCCGGGATCTCGCCGGGACTGTGGTGCTGGTCGGCGTGCCGACCCCGGAGATGAAGCTGGAACTGCCCCTTCTGGACGTCTTCGGCCGGGGCGGATCGCTGAAGTCGTCCTGGTACGGCGACTGCCTGCCCTCCCGGGACTTCCCGATGCTCATCGACCTCTATCTGCAGGGCCGTCTCGACCTCGACGCCTTCGTCACCGAGACCATCGCACTGGACGACGTGGAGAAGGCCTTCGAGCGCATGCACCGCGGCGACGTGCTGCGCTCGGTGGTGGTCCTCTGATGCCGGGCGCGCGCGTCGACCATCTCGTGACGTCGGGGACGTTCTCGCTGGACGGCGGCACGTGGGACGTCGACAACAACGTGTGGATCGTGGGTGACGACAACGAGGCGCTCGTCGTCGACGCCGCTCACGACGCCGACGCCATCCTCCGGGCCCTGGGCGGGCGCACCCTGCGGGCGATCGTGTGCACCCACGCGCACGACGACCACATCGACGCCGCGCCCGGCCTCGCCGCCCGGACCGGCGCTCCGATCCTGCTGCACGCCGACGATCTGCCGCTG encodes:
- a CDS encoding TIGR03619 family F420-dependent LLM class oxidoreductase, encoding MTPAPRMQLVLSENWTMTGGRADLSTLVGWAREAEDAGFDSVMISEHIVLGPDAGANGVMGNPRDYALPGNQDPYTPWPNSLILLAAVAAVTERVRLAASAVIAPLRHPLLLARELGTLDLLSEGRLMVLPNVSWSRDEYDALGVPFSRRGRLLDEHLEIWAKVWGPSPVSHKGEHYTFEDVYFEPKAHRPEGPRLCFGGAGMHDAMVRRIVHHGHAFNPLGRPTPQEMRKLAEAMTAAGRDIADLEMIGGTRAVFPDATSCADLGQALESIPEQMEQGFTTFCIKPSQFTDDPHGVGAFCREVVRRVEALT
- a CDS encoding S-(hydroxymethyl)mycothiol dehydrogenase, which codes for MTQQVRAVVARSKGAPVSLETIVVPDPGPGEALVRIEACGVCHTDLHYREGGISDDFPFLLGHEAAGVVESVGEGVTDVAPGDFVILNWRAVCGQCRACLRGRPWYCFSTHNAKQRMTLADGTELSPALGIGAFAEKTLVAAGQCTKVDRAASAAAAGLLGCGVMAGLGAAINTGAVGRGDSVAVIGCGGVGDAAIVGANLAGAAKIIAVDIDDRKLATAKKLGATHTVNSRETDAVDAVRRLTGGFGADVVIDAVGRPETYRQAFYARDLAGTVVLVGVPTPEMKLELPLLDVFGRGGSLKSSWYGDCLPSRDFPMLIDLYLQGRLDLDAFVTETIALDDVEKAFERMHRGDVLRSVVVL